From the genome of Halictus rubicundus isolate RS-2024b chromosome 2, iyHalRubi1_principal, whole genome shotgun sequence, one region includes:
- the LOC143362630 gene encoding tRNA-uridine aminocarboxypropyltransferase 1 isoform X2, protein MAKSDIINDYTRELSQLEKEQSIIDSAPFRRLKIADAHVLDSIEGREICNRCYKSRKFFCYSCCLPVINEKYFPKLPIKIDIVKHAREIDGKSTAIHAAVLAPEDVKIFIYPDFPEIINKEETVLIFPSQTGKSIESLFEEEVRQGDEIAINTIKHAFPIKRAIFIDSTWHQTKSIYKDQRFRDLQCVILKSRISQFWRHQKKSPRWYLATIEAIHQFLVELHTCAFGIIDGYADMENSVIRSIKEELPETDQRYRGQYDNLLYFFKYMYEKIHSMYDHDKLWAYKRPLI, encoded by the exons ATGGCGAAATCAGACATAATAAACGATTATACTAGAGAGCTTTCACAGTTGGAGAAAGAACAAAGTATAATTGATAGTGCACCGTTTCGTCGTTTAAAAATTGCCGATGCACACGTTTTAGATTCAATAGAAGGCAGAGAAATATGTAATCGTTGTTATAAGTCGCGGAAGTTCTTTTGCTATTCGTGTTGCTTGCCGGttatcaatgaaaaatattttccaaaa TTACCAATTAAAATCGATATTGTTAAGCACGCCCGTGAAATTGACGGAAAAAGCACTGCAATCCATGCAGCTGTACTTGCTCCAGAAGATGTCAAAATCTTTATATACCCTGATTTTCCAGAGATAATTAATAAGGAAGAG ACTGTCTTAATTTTTCCTAGCCAAACTGGCAAATCAATTGAATCTCTTTTTGAAGAAGAGGTTAGACAAGGTGATGAAATTGCAATAAACACAATAAAACATGCATTTCCCATAAAGAGAGCTATTTTTATCGATAGCACATGGCATCAGACAAAATCCATTTATAAAGACCAAAGATTTAGag ATTTACAGTGTGTGATATTAAAGTCGCGAATATCACAGTTCTGGCGACATCAAAAGAAGAGTCCAAGGTGGTATTTAGCTACAATTGAAGCAATTCATCAGTTTTTGGTAGAATTGCATACATGTGCATTTGGTATCATAGATGGATATGCCGATATGGAGAATTCTGTTATAAGATCAATTAAAGAAGAGTTACCTGAGACAGACCAGAGATACAGAGGTCAATATGAcaatcttttatatttttttaagtacatgtacgaaaaaattcatagtaTGTATGATCATGATAAGTTGTGGGCGTATAAGAGGCCATTAATATAA
- the LOC143362630 gene encoding tRNA-uridine aminocarboxypropyltransferase 1 isoform X1 — protein MAKSDIINDYTRELSQLEKEQSIIDSAPFRRLKIADAHVLDSIEGREICNRCYKSRKFFCYSCCLPVINEKYFPKVKLPIKIDIVKHAREIDGKSTAIHAAVLAPEDVKIFIYPDFPEIINKEETVLIFPSQTGKSIESLFEEEVRQGDEIAINTIKHAFPIKRAIFIDSTWHQTKSIYKDQRFRDLQCVILKSRISQFWRHQKKSPRWYLATIEAIHQFLVELHTCAFGIIDGYADMENSVIRSIKEELPETDQRYRGQYDNLLYFFKYMYEKIHSMYDHDKLWAYKRPLI, from the exons ATGGCGAAATCAGACATAATAAACGATTATACTAGAGAGCTTTCACAGTTGGAGAAAGAACAAAGTATAATTGATAGTGCACCGTTTCGTCGTTTAAAAATTGCCGATGCACACGTTTTAGATTCAATAGAAGGCAGAGAAATATGTAATCGTTGTTATAAGTCGCGGAAGTTCTTTTGCTATTCGTGTTGCTTGCCGGttatcaatgaaaaatattttccaaaagtAAAG TTACCAATTAAAATCGATATTGTTAAGCACGCCCGTGAAATTGACGGAAAAAGCACTGCAATCCATGCAGCTGTACTTGCTCCAGAAGATGTCAAAATCTTTATATACCCTGATTTTCCAGAGATAATTAATAAGGAAGAG ACTGTCTTAATTTTTCCTAGCCAAACTGGCAAATCAATTGAATCTCTTTTTGAAGAAGAGGTTAGACAAGGTGATGAAATTGCAATAAACACAATAAAACATGCATTTCCCATAAAGAGAGCTATTTTTATCGATAGCACATGGCATCAGACAAAATCCATTTATAAAGACCAAAGATTTAGag ATTTACAGTGTGTGATATTAAAGTCGCGAATATCACAGTTCTGGCGACATCAAAAGAAGAGTCCAAGGTGGTATTTAGCTACAATTGAAGCAATTCATCAGTTTTTGGTAGAATTGCATACATGTGCATTTGGTATCATAGATGGATATGCCGATATGGAGAATTCTGTTATAAGATCAATTAAAGAAGAGTTACCTGAGACAGACCAGAGATACAGAGGTCAATATGAcaatcttttatatttttttaagtacatgtacgaaaaaattcatagtaTGTATGATCATGATAAGTTGTGGGCGTATAAGAGGCCATTAATATAA